From a single Miscanthus floridulus cultivar M001 chromosome 8, ASM1932011v1, whole genome shotgun sequence genomic region:
- the LOC136474183 gene encoding chaperone protein dnaJ 8, chloroplastic-like, producing the protein MAVGAGVRVSPSPSSMEVWGRRRRRTGTVTARRGAAVAIRCSFVGEAGVGAAGGLAEEHYRTLRLRPGSTRNEVKKAFRRLALVYHPDVCKDSDRDTGVEFQKINIAYHILMNNMREAEERLEYWRLKYGLTDQDLDRYRYFLNEDDDDDWLDM; encoded by the exons ATGGCCGTCGGAGCAGGAGTGCGcgtctcgccgtcgccgtcgtcgatggaggtgtgggggaggaggaggaggaggacgggtaCGGTGACGGCGAGGCGCGGCGCGGCGGTGGCCATCAGATGCAGCTTCGTGGGCGAGGCGGGGGTGGGCGCGGCCGGGGGCCTGGCGGAGGAGCACTACCGGACGCTGCGGCTGCGCCCGGGGTCCACCCGGAACGAGGTCAAGAaggccttccgccgcctcgcgCTAGTG TACCATCCGGACGTTTGCAAGGACAGCGACCGCGACACCGGCGTCGAATTCCAGAAGATCAACATCGCGTATCAC ATACTGATGAACAACATGAGAGAGGCCGAGGAGCGGCTCGAGTACTGGCGGCTCAAGTACGGCCTCACCGACCAGGATCTCGACAGGTACAGGTACTTCCTCaacgaagacgacgacgacgactggcTCGACATGTGA